Proteins co-encoded in one Marinobacter qingdaonensis genomic window:
- a CDS encoding c-type cytochrome, which yields MKRVLAVVLLGFGLTAGAVMANVEDEIRSRIAPVGEVCQQGDDCGAAAAPAQTASSGPRPGPEVYDAVCMACHTTGAAGAPKKGDAAAWAPRIDKGMETLISHAINGFNAMPAKGGCASCPDEEIANAVEFLVSESQ from the coding sequence ATGAAGAGAGTCCTGGCTGTCGTACTGCTTGGTTTCGGCCTTACTGCCGGTGCCGTGATGGCAAACGTTGAAGATGAAATTCGGTCACGCATCGCGCCGGTCGGCGAAGTCTGCCAACAGGGTGACGATTGCGGTGCCGCCGCCGCACCTGCCCAGACCGCCAGCTCTGGCCCGCGTCCTGGCCCGGAAGTGTATGACGCCGTGTGCATGGCCTGCCACACCACCGGTGCCGCTGGTGCGCCCAAGAAAGGCGACGCGGCTGCCTGGGCTCCGCGTATCGACAAGGGCATGGAGACGCTGATCAGCCACGCCATCAACGGCTTTAACGCCATGCCGGCGAAAGGCGGTTGCGCCAGCTGCCCGGACGAGGAAATCGCCAACGCGGTCGAGTTCCTGGTCTCCGAGAGCCAGTAA
- a CDS encoding phospholipase A, whose amino-acid sequence MRSFLSVSPVFGLALVAGTVGAQPASNSEDTGGQDDAAQLLSAEECALIENGVRRLACYDQVLDPNQAREQAPPDKVQQVEQEADKTLPSRETTVKEVAADGDSDEGVMAALVDRYIAAEKAVFSFSGSFVGYRPTYILPISWVKDPNPNPVSPRLGGTDYDYDLEREEAKYQISFKVPLLTGLLDDRTTMWFGYTQKSFWQVYNRDESAPFRETNYEPEIFLRYQTDYKIGKGTLSAVTLGFNHQSNGQSEPRSRSWNRVMGSIAYSYDRWLFMIQPWWRIPEGDKDDNADIERYLGHANYTAVYKLSEDRTFSLSLMNNLRSDNKTSVEFGYSFPMGDTVKGFFQYYNGYGESLIDYNERIERIGIGIMLNDWL is encoded by the coding sequence ATGCGCTCATTCCTGTCTGTTTCACCGGTTTTTGGCCTGGCCCTGGTGGCCGGCACCGTCGGCGCCCAGCCAGCCAGCAACTCGGAAGACACCGGAGGCCAGGACGATGCGGCCCAGCTGCTGTCGGCCGAGGAATGCGCGCTGATCGAGAACGGGGTGCGCCGGCTGGCCTGCTACGATCAGGTGCTGGATCCCAACCAGGCCCGGGAGCAGGCGCCGCCGGACAAGGTCCAGCAGGTCGAGCAGGAAGCCGACAAGACCTTGCCGAGCCGGGAAACCACGGTGAAGGAAGTGGCCGCGGATGGCGACAGCGACGAGGGCGTGATGGCCGCCCTGGTGGATCGTTACATTGCCGCCGAGAAGGCGGTGTTTTCGTTTTCCGGCAGCTTTGTCGGCTACCGGCCGACCTATATCCTGCCCATCAGTTGGGTCAAGGATCCGAACCCGAACCCCGTCAGCCCCCGCCTGGGCGGCACCGACTACGACTACGATCTGGAACGGGAGGAAGCCAAGTACCAGATCAGCTTCAAGGTGCCGCTGCTCACCGGTCTGCTCGACGACCGCACCACCATGTGGTTCGGCTACACCCAGAAGTCCTTCTGGCAGGTTTACAACCGGGACGAGTCGGCCCCGTTCCGGGAGACCAACTACGAGCCGGAGATCTTTCTGCGCTACCAGACCGATTACAAAATCGGCAAGGGCACACTGAGCGCGGTCACCCTCGGCTTCAATCACCAATCCAACGGCCAATCCGAGCCGCGGTCGCGCAGCTGGAACCGGGTGATGGGCTCAATCGCCTACAGCTACGACCGCTGGCTGTTCATGATCCAGCCCTGGTGGCGCATTCCCGAGGGCGACAAGGACGATAACGCCGACATCGAGCGTTATCTGGGCCACGCCAACTACACGGCGGTGTACAAGCTGTCCGAGGATCGGACCTTTTCCCTGAGCCTGATGAACAACCTGCGGTCGGACAACAAGACGTCGGTGGAGTTTGGCTACAGTTTTCCCATGGGGGATACGGTTAAGGGCTTTTTCCAGTACTACAACGGGTATGGGGAGAGTCTGATTGACTACAACGAGCGGATTGAGCGGATCGGCATCGGGATCATGCTGAACGACTGGCTCTGA
- a CDS encoding phosphomannomutase — protein MDLSCFKAYDLRGRVPDQLNPALAERIGRAYVEITGAKRVIVGYDIRLSSPDIAEALSSGLMAAGADVFDIGLCGTEMVYFATSHYGMDGGIMVTASHNPKDHNGMKMVGPESRPISSDNGLNDIRNRVPEPFADAPEQGRYEPLEVMSAYIDHLLGYVDATALKPMTLVVNAGNGGAGLVIDELEQHLPFEFVKVHHEPDGHFPNGVPNPILPENRSATADAVIAQGAAMGIAWDGDYDRCFFFDENGRFIEGYYIVGLLADQFLRKTGGGKVIHDPRLTWNTLDLVAAAGGQAIESKTGHAFIKQRMRDEDAAYGGEMSAHHYFRDFAYCDSGMIPWLLVAERLCQSGQTLSSLIDARIDAYPASGEINRTIADPPKVIAAIEAKYGVGANKVSHVDGVSIEFDDWRFNLRMSNTEPVVRLNVESRADIPLMEAKTEELLAEMERLNG, from the coding sequence ATGGACCTGTCCTGTTTCAAAGCCTATGACCTGCGCGGCCGGGTGCCGGACCAGCTCAACCCGGCCCTGGCCGAGCGCATCGGCCGGGCCTACGTGGAAATCACCGGCGCCAAGCGCGTCATCGTCGGTTACGACATCCGCCTGTCCAGCCCCGACATCGCCGAAGCCCTCAGCTCCGGCCTGATGGCTGCGGGCGCCGACGTGTTCGACATCGGCCTGTGCGGCACCGAAATGGTCTACTTCGCCACCAGCCACTACGGCATGGACGGCGGCATCATGGTCACCGCCAGCCACAACCCGAAAGACCACAACGGCATGAAAATGGTGGGCCCGGAGTCCCGGCCCATCAGCTCGGACAACGGCCTGAACGACATCCGCAACCGGGTGCCGGAACCCTTTGCCGACGCGCCGGAGCAGGGCCGCTATGAGCCGCTGGAAGTGATGAGCGCCTACATCGACCACCTGCTGGGCTATGTCGACGCCACCGCCCTCAAGCCCATGACCCTGGTGGTCAACGCCGGCAACGGCGGCGCCGGACTGGTGATCGACGAACTCGAACAGCATCTGCCGTTCGAATTCGTCAAGGTGCACCACGAGCCGGACGGCCACTTCCCGAACGGCGTACCCAACCCCATCCTGCCGGAAAACCGAAGCGCCACCGCGGACGCGGTCATCGCCCAGGGCGCCGCCATGGGCATCGCCTGGGACGGCGACTACGACCGCTGCTTCTTCTTCGACGAGAATGGCCGCTTCATCGAGGGCTACTACATCGTCGGCCTGCTGGCCGACCAGTTCCTGCGCAAGACCGGCGGCGGCAAAGTCATCCACGACCCGCGCCTGACCTGGAACACCCTGGACCTGGTGGCGGCCGCCGGCGGCCAAGCCATCGAAAGCAAGACCGGCCACGCCTTCATCAAACAGCGCATGCGCGACGAAGACGCGGCCTACGGCGGCGAAATGAGCGCGCACCACTACTTCCGGGACTTCGCCTACTGCGACAGCGGCATGATCCCCTGGCTGCTGGTGGCCGAGCGCCTGTGCCAGTCCGGCCAGACCCTGTCGTCACTGATTGACGCCCGCATCGACGCTTACCCGGCCAGCGGTGAGATCAACCGCACCATCGCCGACCCGCCCAAAGTGATTGCCGCCATCGAAGCCAAGTACGGCGTCGGCGCCAACAAGGTCAGCCACGTCGACGGTGTCAGCATCGAATTCGACGACTGGCGCTTCAACCTGCGCATGTCCAACACCGAACCGGTGGTGCGACTGAACGTGGAATCGCGGGCTGATATCCCGCTGATGGAAGCGAAGACCGAAGAGTTGCTGGCGGAGATGGAACGGCTGAACGGGTAA